DNA from Sulfurimonas xiamenensis:
TCATTTTTTCGCAAATCTTTATCCTTTTTAACAGAACTTCTCCATAAATGATTTACAAGATAATAAGCTAAAGAGGAGACGGTTATGGAGTAAAAAGCTGTTCCGACATAGAGCGGTATAAAGATATTGCCGATATTTTTGCTAAACCACTCTATATTCATCTCAACGGATGTCATCTCCATTCCCAAGAAAAAACTTCCTGTTAAATACTCCATATAGTACATTGCAGGCATGGTAAAAGGGTTGCTGAGCCAGCATATGGCAAGCGCAATCGGTACATTGAATTTTAAAAATGGTATAAATGCCACAACTGCCAACATCTGCATAGGCATTGGTATAAAAGCAATAAAAAATCCTATAAAAACTGCTCTTGATACCATCCTTCTATTTGCTGATAAGTAATCTGTCGGTATTTTATATTTTTGAATAAGAGTTTTTAATTTTTCACTCGCACTTATGTTTTTAAATGTTTTTCTAATCATCATTTATACCATTGTTAAATATGCGGGGATTATATCTATACAAAGCTTATATTTCTAGTAATATATAATTTTAATATAATAAAGTTACGAAGCTTGTTTAGCTCAAGTAATATAAGAGATATTTGATTCTGCTGTTGAAGTAGGTTTTGCTGTTGCAATGCGTAATGCCAGATATTATGATAAAATTTCATTATAAAAATATAAAGTGGGTAAATAATGTCATTTGAAAAATTAGGAGTTATAAAACCTCTTCTTAATGCTATAAAAGATTTGGGATATGAAAAACCTACAGTTATACAAACAAGAGCAATTCCGTTAGTCTTGGCAAAGAGCGATATTTTTGCAACAGCTCAAACAGGGACTGGCAAAACTGCTGCATTTGGACTTCCTATGCTGCAAAGACTTAGAAAAACATCTGCAGATCAAAACAGAGTGTTAAGAGGGATTATACTCTCTCCAACAAGAGAGCTCTCTTTGCAGATATATGATGACTTGCAAAAATATGCAAAAAATATGACCTTAAATATTGCCGTATTAGTCGGAGGAAAAGATCTTGAAACACAGCAGAGACTATTAAAAGAGGGAGTTGATATTATAATTGCAACTCCAGGCAGAATAATTGAACATGTAGGAAAAGGGCTTGATACCTCACATGTAGAAATTTTTGTCCTAGATGAAGCTGATAGAATGTTGGATATGGGCTTTGTAAAAGAGATAAAAACCATCTACCCGCTTCTGCCAAAAAGACATCAAACGCTTCTTTTTTCAGCAACATATAGCGATAAAGTGAGAAAACTCTCAAAATTAATCCTTACAAAACCTGCATTTATAGAGGCTTCAAAGAAAAATTCAACAGTTGATACGATAAATCAGGTAGCATATTTAGTTGATACAGATAAAAAAGCATCGCTTTTAGCTTATATTATTGGTTCAAGAAATTTTAGACAGGTTTTAGTTTTTACTAGAACAAAAGCAAGTGCAGATGAGCTTGTTGTAGAACTTAAGAAAGATGGGCTTAAATGCGGAGTTATTCATGGAGATAAAACGCAAGCCAACAGACTAAAAACGCTGAGCGAATTTAAAGAGGGAAAAATCAGGGTTCTTGTTGCAACTGATATTGCTTCTAGAGGTTTGGATATAGAGGAGCTGCCTTTTGTTATAAACTATGAGCTTCCTTCAATTCCTGAAGATTATGTTCATAGGGTAGGGCGAACCGGCCGTGCCGGAAGAGAGGGAGAAGCCATCTCCTTAATCGATATTTATGAAAAGTATGACATAAAAGAGATAGAGAGACTTATAGGGATTAAAATCCCTCAGGAAACAGTTGAAGGGTTTGAACCTGATCCTACTATAAGAAGAAAAGATCAAGATGAGATAAAACTAAAGAGTGAACATAAAAAAATAGAGCAAAAGAGATCAAAAAAGCCTTATAAAAAACCAGAAAAAGCTCAAAAAAGCGCAACCTACAAAAAACCTGTTACAACAAAAAAAAGAAAAACAACAAAACGAGACAGATAGAATTTGTTAGAAATTTTATATAGAGATGAATTTTTAATAGCTATTAACAAGCCCTCAGGACTTTTAGTTCATCGTTCCCCTATTGACAGGCATGAAACTCTATTTGCTGTGCAGATGCTTCGTGATCAAATAGGTCAATTTGTTTATCCGATTCATCGTTTGGATAAGCCGACTTCTGGAGTTTTACTTTTTGCTCTGGATAAAGAGAGTGCAAAAATTATGGGTGAGCAGTTTCGCACAAAAGAGAGTAAAAAAAGCTATATTGCTATAGTTAGAGGTTATACTGATGAGAGTGGCTTTATAGAGCATCCTCTTAGTGTAAAGCTTGATAAAATTGCAGATAAAGATAATAGTTCTGTAACAAAAGAGGCGCAAGATGCAGCGACTGAGTATGAAAGAATTGCAACAGTAGAACTTTCTTATCCAGTCGGAAAGTATGATAAAACCCGCTACTCACTGGTAAAATTAAAACCGCTAACGGGCCGAAAACATCAGCTTCGCCGTCATATGAAGCATATATCACACCATATTTTAGGCGATACAAAGTATGGAAGAGGCGAACATAATAAGTTTATACGCCAAGAGTTTGATTGCCATAGAATGCTTCTGCATGCTAATGAACTTCAAATCAGACACCCTTATACAAATGAAGTGCTTATTATTCAAGCTCCGTTAGACGATGCATTTAAAACTTTATGTAGCTCGTTTGGTTGGCAAATATAATAAATTTTGTATAATCACAATTAAATAATACAGAGGAGTTGAGATGGATGCAATTTATCCATACGCACATATCATACATTTGATTTTAGCGATTATGTTTTTAGGGTATGTTTTTACCGATTTTATAATGATTTCGGCACTTAAAAATAGGTTTGGTAAAGATACAGATGAAAAAATAAATCAAATATTGGGAGCAAAAAGTTTTAAAATTTTTCCTATTTCACTTCTATTTATAGTTTTAACAGGAGGTGTTATGATGTCAAAATACATCAATACAAATGCAGGTTTTTTTGAAACTGATTTGCAAAAAATGCTTGTTATTAAAATAACTTTGGCGTCGATAATTGTTTTAGGAGTACTTTTTAATATTTTTACTAAAATAACAAAGCGCAAAAAGTCTCTTTTTATGCAAGAGCATTTTCATAAAGTTGTTTTATTTTTAGGATTTTTTATCATTGTACTTGCAAAAATGATGTTTAGCGCGTAACTATTTTGCGCACAGTTAAATGAGCAAGATCAAAGTTATAACTGTTCTGCTTGGCGCAATTATGCTATTTACAATTATGACAAAAGAGAGAGATTCTAACTCTTTGCACATAAAACTGCACAGTGATGCTACGATACTCGCCTTTGGCGACAGTATCACCTACGGCTTCGGTGTTGCAGAAGAAGATAGCTACCCCGCACAGCTTCAAAAAAGAACAGGTATCCGTGTCATAAACGGCGGCGTCTCAGGCGAGGAATCATCTGAAGGATTAGAGAGGCTTCCTAAGCTTTTGGAACAAAAACCAGATTTAGTCATACTCTGCCATGGCGGAAATGATATTATCCGGAAGCGTTCAGATGAGAAGTTAAAAACAAACCTTACCAAGATGGTGGAGATCATAAAGGCGAGCGGAGCTGAGGTTCTGCTTGTTGGAGTTCCAAATTTCGGTCTGCTGGGATTTAGTACACACTCCATCTACGCTGAGGTCGCTAAAGAGACAGAGGTCTTTTTTGAAGAGGATGTTCTCTCAAAAGTGTTATCAAATAACGAGCTTAAGATCGACTATATTCATCCGAATGCAAAAGGATACAAGATCATTGTAGATGCAGTTGTGAAATATTTGAAAACAGTTGAGTAGATTTTCTATTTACAACTGACACGCTTTGGGCACAGTTAAAAAATAAATCTTCTGAAAGTTCGTATTTGTGGGGTTTAAAAAGAGGTGGCTCCGGATACTGGATTCGAACCAGTGACCAAGTGATTAACAGTCACTAAGTTGTAGATTTTTTCATATTCTTAAGTCTTCTAAACTTTTACAAACTT
Protein-coding regions in this window:
- a CDS encoding DUF2062 domain-containing protein: MIRKTFKNISASEKLKTLIQKYKIPTDYLSANRRMVSRAVFIGFFIAFIPMPMQMLAVVAFIPFLKFNVPIALAICWLSNPFTMPAMYYMEYLTGSFFLGMEMTSVEMNIEWFSKNIGNIFIPLYVGTAFYSITVSSLAYYLVNHLWRSSVKKDKDLRKNEKDKSKNKDI
- a CDS encoding DEAD/DEAH box helicase; amino-acid sequence: MSFEKLGVIKPLLNAIKDLGYEKPTVIQTRAIPLVLAKSDIFATAQTGTGKTAAFGLPMLQRLRKTSADQNRVLRGIILSPTRELSLQIYDDLQKYAKNMTLNIAVLVGGKDLETQQRLLKEGVDIIIATPGRIIEHVGKGLDTSHVEIFVLDEADRMLDMGFVKEIKTIYPLLPKRHQTLLFSATYSDKVRKLSKLILTKPAFIEASKKNSTVDTINQVAYLVDTDKKASLLAYIIGSRNFRQVLVFTRTKASADELVVELKKDGLKCGVIHGDKTQANRLKTLSEFKEGKIRVLVATDIASRGLDIEELPFVINYELPSIPEDYVHRVGRTGRAGREGEAISLIDIYEKYDIKEIERLIGIKIPQETVEGFEPDPTIRRKDQDEIKLKSEHKKIEQKRSKKPYKKPEKAQKSATYKKPVTTKKRKTTKRDR
- the truC gene encoding tRNA pseudouridine(65) synthase TruC, which codes for MLEILYRDEFLIAINKPSGLLVHRSPIDRHETLFAVQMLRDQIGQFVYPIHRLDKPTSGVLLFALDKESAKIMGEQFRTKESKKSYIAIVRGYTDESGFIEHPLSVKLDKIADKDNSSVTKEAQDAATEYERIATVELSYPVGKYDKTRYSLVKLKPLTGRKHQLRRHMKHISHHILGDTKYGRGEHNKFIRQEFDCHRMLLHANELQIRHPYTNEVLIIQAPLDDAFKTLCSSFGWQI
- a CDS encoding arylesterase; this encodes MSKIKVITVLLGAIMLFTIMTKERDSNSLHIKLHSDATILAFGDSITYGFGVAEEDSYPAQLQKRTGIRVINGGVSGEESSEGLERLPKLLEQKPDLVILCHGGNDIIRKRSDEKLKTNLTKMVEIIKASGAEVLLVGVPNFGLLGFSTHSIYAEVAKETEVFFEEDVLSKVLSNNELKIDYIHPNAKGYKIIVDAVVKYLKTVE